In the genome of Hippoglossus hippoglossus isolate fHipHip1 chromosome 12, fHipHip1.pri, whole genome shotgun sequence, one region contains:
- the LOC117772133 gene encoding ADP-ribosylation factor-like protein 3 codes for MGLLSILRRLKQSPDQEVRLLLLGLDNAGKTTLLKQLAAEDISHITPTQGFNIKCVQSSGFKLNVWDIGGQRKIRPYWRNYFENTDVLIYVIDSSDKKRLEETSLELAELLEEEMLAAVPLLIFANKQDLMTATAASELAESLNLHTIRDRMWQVQACSAVTAEGIQDGMTWVCRNIKFRKK; via the exons ATG GGCCTGTTGTCCATTCTACGGAGGCTGAAACAGTCCCCAGACCAGGAGGTGCGCTTACTCTTGTTAGGTCTTGACAATGCTGGGAAGACCACTCTGCTGAAACAGCTGGCAGCTGAAGATATCAGCCACATCACCCCAACACAA GGCTTCAATATAAAGTGTGTTCAGTCCTCTGGCTTCAAGTTGAATGTTTGGGACATTGGAGGTCAGCGCAAGATCCGTCCTTACTGGAGGAACTACTTTGAGAACACAGATGTGCTG atctatgtgattgacagctcggACAAGAAAAGGCTTGAAGAGACAAGCCTG GAGCTggctgagctgctggaggaggagatgcttGCTGCCGTGCCACTGCTAATCTTTGCTAACAAGCAGGACCTGATGACAGCCACCGCGGCCTCTGAGCTGGCAGAGAGTCTCAATCTGCACACGATCCGGGATCGCATGTGGCAGGTCCAGGCCTGCTCAGCAGTCACTGCTGAGGGAATTCAG GATGGGATGACCTGGGTTTGCAGAAATATAAAGTTTCGGAAGAAATAA